A portion of the Lampris incognitus isolate fLamInc1 chromosome 9, fLamInc1.hap2, whole genome shotgun sequence genome contains these proteins:
- the LOC130118558 gene encoding uncharacterized protein K02A2.6-like has product MPPVLSPRMLRWSVLGAYDYEFCYHPGKQLANADALSRLPLLTGMRETPPPMEVLLLEMAPEAPLNAKHIAALTRKDPVLSRVLRWVLHGWPVDTLDSRFKPFLTRRHELSAHKDYLLWGSRVVIPNLAREEVLAMLHDAHPGIVHMKGLGRGYVWSPGMDLAIEQTVKSCETCQRTRHAPLTAQLHPWEWTTKKWSWLHIEFAGPFQGKTFLIIVDSHSKWLEVATVSMRKH; this is encoded by the coding sequence atgccacctgtcctgtccccacgCATGCTACGCTGGAGTGTTCTTGGGGCCTACGATTATGAATTTTGCTACCACCCTGGCAAACAGCTAGCAaatgctgatgccctcagtcgcCTACCACTGCTCACTGGTATGCGTGAgacccctccacccatggaggtgctcttactggaaatggcgcctgaagccccactgaatgcaaaacacattgccgcccttactcggaaggatccagttctgtcccgggtgctgcgctgggtcctgcatggctggccagtggatacaCTTGACAGCCGTTTCAAGCCGTTTCTCACCCGGCGCCATGAACTGTCCGCACACAAGGACTACTTATTATGGGGGAGTCGTGTAGTTATTCCCAACCTGGCGAGGGAGGAGGTACTGgccatgctgcatgatgcacaccCAGGCATTGTGCATATGAAGGGCCTGGGGAGGGGTTATGTCTGGTCGCCAGGTATGGATTTAGCAATAGaacagacagtaaaatcctgtgaaacctgccagagaactcgtcatgcaccactaacagcacagctgcacccttgggagtggacaaCTAAGAAATGGTCCTGGCTACACATTGAAtttgctggtccattccaggggaagacatttctcataatAGTGGACTCACACTCTAAGTGGTTAGAGGTTGCCACAGTGAGTATGAGGAAACattag